The DNA sequence TAACtatgttcatatctctgacaaactaccacagaaatggctaaaattgaagcagctgagtaaagaaacccaaagacctgataattatagtaaaaatgtgttttaataagTGACTCCTTATATAatgatcatgtttattttgtttcaaagtatagcaatgagactatgatctttttttgtacaaatttgatcttacttccaaacttttggcctgtagtgtatatcaCTTATTTAGCattgaaaatataatttgaatatttcgttattttacagcaggggtctcaaactcaaattacctgggggccgctgaagacagtataaaaatgaccaaaaaaatacacaaaattacaaaaaaagacacaaaatgacagaaaaaaaactaaattacttagaaaagacacaaaattaccaaaaaaatacacaaaattatttttaaaaaaaagacacaaaatgactgaaaaaacactaaattactttaaaaagatacaaaatgacaaaaggacacaaaattacaaaaaagacacaaaatgacagaaaaaaactaaattacttaaaaaagacacaaaatgaccaaaaaaagacacaaaataatttttaaaaagacacaaaattaccaaaaaagacacagaattaccaaaaaagacacaaatttattatttttaaaaagacacaaaattactaaaacaagacacaaaattaaaaaagaaaaaaagtagataaagggaccttccacacacaacatggtaaagtgccattcatataaaactcacattaaactttcatatcaaggtgagggccacaacatatcgccacgagggccgcgagtttgTCTCAAACTGACAACCGACAAAACAATTCGTTCGCTGTAAAATTTACAGTGAACGAATTGTTTTGTCGGTTGgtgcaataaagttttttttaaagtgacgtCACTTTCCGCAGCGACAGCTGATGTGCCGAGTCTTCCGCTTCTCTCCAATCTGCTCCTGAATATAGATGCTGACGGACAAACATTTATAGAgagatcattttaattttataaagaCGGACATTATGCTTCACATGGACAGATTACCGCTGTTATGGGCTTTCTTCCAGGCTGCGCTCGTCGTGGCGTGGTGTTTCACCGACATGGAGACGGGGCCTGGCGCAGGTGTATCCACACAGCCCAACGGAGATCGGTTCAAAATCGAGGGCAGAGCCATAGTCCCGGGGATCAAGACCCAGGACTGGGTCTCCTCGGCCAGGATCCTGGTGGAAGGTGAAGAGTACGTCGGGTTTCTGAGGTAAGCAACAACCGAAGTTACACCCGCTAGCtagttagcctgttagcaatgcTAGGTAGCATTAGCATAGCCGAGCTAGCCTCCACGGTTGGCTAGTAACGGTCGCTGGGCAGCTGCTGTCGGCAGATGGCAGCTTTAACCGTCCTAAACTCGTTTACAGATTAATAGTTGCGGATGTAAGTCGTGCCAACCGGGAAAACAACACggttatttcatttttactgaGCTGTCACTAAACATAGTTGTTAATTTAGTGATGAGTTTCACCAGGCCTCTCTGTCTCACAGTAGCTGTTACCATAACAAACACCGGCCACAGGGACCGCTCTGTTGTTGCGGTCTTCTTCAGATTATTAtgcctttttaaatcaaaggtTCACCACAAGAGATCATTCACCTTGTAGCAGCAGTCATAGTATATCTGCTATAAGATATGACTTTGTCTGAGGTACAAATATGATCGTACTATAACtaataacatgtttttcttcagAGGTTACTGTGAAATGTTTATCTGCCATGATTGAGCACACGTTTATATTGCAACTTAATAGAGCAAGGTTGTTggtattctaaatataatggGGTAACCATTATACCACACTCACTGTCTAACGCAGGGCTTGGTAATATTGACAAAATCCTCTATCCCAATATTAAGTTATGATTATacaacattttcatgttttttacaatatatattgtcatatcACTGAGCCCTATTGTAAgtgagttaaaaacaaaaacagcattaCAGCAATATTGTTGCAATGCTGTATAAGGTAACAATATTAATGTATATGTTCCAATTAGAGGTGCACAAACCGATATTCAGTATCTGTACTGGGTTGATATTGGCCAAAATCACCAGATCAGAtatcagaagaaaagaaagtatAATCCAATCCATTAGCCTAAACTATTGATTGTAGAGAAAGGTAAGCAGCAtatgtcaaataaaataaaaatgaaataaaaattccttaatttatccctgaggggaaattcagtttgtctggtagaatctctgtaagAATGAGACAggctgatggctgtaggagtgaagcatcttttgtatctctccgtcctgcaacggagagagaggagccgtccactgctgtttttttggtcacatgAACAGTTGGTGTTATGTTGAGGCATTGTTGTGGGCAATGTATTTCTGCCTTTAGGACAGTAATTGTTTCACAGCATTATGGTTTTAGATGGCCAAAACTAGCAAAGTGGAACAGCTTAGTTGAAGGGGGAAAAGACAGTATCGGTTTGGTATCGACAGATACTTAAGGTTGCCCTTTCAGTATTGCTACTGGACCTGAAAAAGTGGTATTGTGCCATCCCTAATTCCAATTAAAAGTTCCTTGACGTTACTTTTGGGAAAAAGTTTATCCTCTCTCCTAAACAGTTCAATAGATTAAAACAAATTAAGCTCCCTGTATATTCTGTACACTCTGACAAGGCAACTGATCAAATTTGAATTGAAATTTCAACTCCGATTTTGTATTCCAATGattatgaaataaagtaaatcCATACCCTTCTTTCTTCAACCGTGCTGAATTGTAAACGTGCAGTTATTGACAAACTCCACTTCCTGTTACAGAACCGATGGAAGTTTCGCTGTGAATGACGTCCCCTCAGGCTCCTACGTTGTGGAAGTTGTCACCCCTACCTTCAGATTTGAACCTGTGCGTGTTGATATCACATCCAAGGGCAAAATGAGGTAAGACTTCACTATAgcaagaaaacatgtttcataTTGATTAATTCAGCCTTGCATATTATTCTTGCATGCTTTTTGAATGCATGTCTGACACTAAAATAACCGTGTGTCACTTCACAGGGCACGTCTTGTGAACTACATCAAGACTTCAGAAGTAATCCGTCAGCCGTATCCTCTTCAAATGAGGGCTAACGGCCCTCACACCTACTTCATGAAGAGAGAAACCTGGGGCTGGACAGACTTCCTCATGAACCCaatggtaaaataaaaatcGGCTATTTTGCACTGTACTTGTCGAATATGCAACCTGTGTTCCCCTCAGGCAGGTAGAGAGATTTCCAAAGGAATTTAGATGGAATTTTAAGACCCTTGCTCGGGGGAAGCAGCATAAGAGTGACATAAAAACCAAtaacttgtaaaaaaaacatttttataagtgcagtccatccaaacaaaaaaatgtcaaagttttCTGTGCTGTGCATACCATTACCTCACCTTTTAAAGGGAAACAAACCTCATCTTGAGTTTTAATCGAATTGTCTGATTACCAAACTGTTTATGTGTGATGTTCATGAGCTAGAATGAAAAGTTAGCTGCTTTAGCAGAAGCGAGAAGCCTATCCTGTGCAGTTACTGTTACCCAGACTGGATTTTTCTACATTATGAACGTTGCCCATGTCAGTTACATGCCATATTCCAGTGtaaaagatgttttttgtgCTTCCCTCTCTTGATTAATTCTATTGTCTTTATTGCTCCTGCAGGTTATGATGATGGTTCTTCCCCTGCTGATCATTGTTCTGCTGCCCAAAGTGGTCAACACCAATGACCCAGAGATGAGAAAGGTAAAGAATCCTTCACAGCCTCAAGTGTCTGTTCAAAAATATTGCTTGTACATTGAGGCTTCATCCacactttttccatttttgttttaaaacacaTAGCATTTTCTGTGTTAATTCCTAGTATCCACACTACTTCCATCTTTctaaacaactaaaacagaCTTGGTTTTCATTTTGGCCCTCGTCTTAACATGTTGCTGCAGCTACAGAGTCAGGCAGCGTGTCAGCTGCAGCTCATCTAGATATTTTGGGATTTTGCCAAGTTTTTCTGCATGCCGTGTGCCGTTCACTACAGTTTCATTGTTTATAGAATGTGTCACAGGCATGAAAAATTAGTAACTTAACCCTTCCTGTTTCTGTATCGTCCCTGTGGACGGATTCCCTTCATTTGTTAACCCatggcttttattctgaaatatttGCACGACAGTGTTGTGGAAAATGCAGTGAATTGCACAACTCCATAAATTAGTACCAGCTTTTAGTAATAGCAATATGAGGGTTGGAGTGATCTACTCTATTATTTCAGTGTAAATAGCCAACAACAGCACAGCAGCTGCAACACTGTCTGTGTGGACACTGCTGTGTTGTGAGCCGCAGCAGTTAAGCAAGGCGGACGTCACAGATTGTTCATGCAGGCTGTGTGATCAGGGCGTTAGTTTGAAAACTTTAGTCTGGATGGGTGGAAACTGACACTTTTAGAAACAATTGTGcagccacaaaaaaacattaatgctAGGTCTGCATACCTTTTGTGATTCCATTCTTCTTGCATGGTTTCCTCTTTCCCAACACCATGGCTTCCTCTGGTGATGCAAATGCTCTCAGTGCTCTAATGTCACAGTTTTGCACCATCTTGATTGACTTATACTCGTGTTGCCTTCAGGGACAGATTCACCTCGTCACCAGtccaagcaaaaaaaaactgtagtcTTACATTTAGCCATTGCTGGTTTCACTCTGgattattttctctttcatttcatgtacagctgcatctcaataaattagaataacatagaaaagttaattcatgtcagtaattcaattcaaaaagtggaaataatacattatatagattcatcaCACACAGAACgtaacatttcatgtcttaatttatttaatctcttctaattataatgattatggcttacatttaatgaagacttaGAATTCAgtgtcacacttttttttaaattacaaaagaccaattttaaaaagttggcctttgaaaagtatgtctatctatatgcactcaattcTTGGTTGGAGTTATTTTACTTCAACTGCTGGAAATGGacttatatattaatttattgagaCGCACCTGTACAGGTACATGAATGATCATGTGATATGTGTTATCAGGCGTGCTAACATGGATGGGTATTTATTTCTGATACAGTCATAAAATGCTTGTGTGGACAGAGATggttttcatattaaaatgctgtttaaaaataataatgtattagtGTGGATTTAGCCTGAATTCAAAGTGCCGTGCCTCTGAATTGTATTCATGCCGTGCCTCTGatgcattcattttaattagGATTAATTATTCACCACTAATAAGTTCCTGAAATAATACCATTTATATTGACCATACACAAAGAAACCCTTGAATTTAATGCATGATTTCCTGTCCTTATCTTATCTAAAAGTGCTTGTGTATCTCCACTGTGAGGAATGTCAGTGAAATAGATTATTGAATCAGCGAGGAGTGTCCACACCCCCTAGTTCTCCATCTACAGCTGTTTTCATTTCTCTGTTGTCTGTACAGGAAATGGAGCAGTCCATGAACATGCTGAACCCCAATCCCGAACTTCCAGACGTCTCCGAGCTCATGACCAAGCTTTTCTCCGGATCCAAGGGCTCCAGCAAGGcgggcagcagcagcaaggGTACCAGGCCAGCTGCCAAGAGGAGGTAGTACCCCACAAGTCCCCAGCCTGCCTACAGACGCTGGAGTTATGCCATGGAAGCAAGATTTTTAagtgtcattttttcccccctctgggTCTATTGTACAGTTTTCTTTATTAGTAGATGTTTAAGCACATCATGATTTCTAATATGCTATtggaaactgagaaaaaataagattttttttcatactgcaCTGAGAGAAATTTCTTAAAAACCctgaaaaagctgtttttttcccttcatttGCTCTATACTTTGGACATGTGGCTCTACTATTCATCCATCTTTTCTGTGCTAACCCTCCGGTGTGCATTTTTCCACTGCTGCTAATTCCACTGCCTGACAGAGAACATATATACagagatttcctttttttttcttcttttttttcagtaatatgACTGTGAATGAAGATTAATTGAATTTTAAGACTGATAAATTCTTATTTAAAAACCTAGATAAATAAATTGCGATGGTATATAAAGAACggtgtttttatttcacaacaTCTTGTTTGTTTGAGAGTGAACACATGGATttctcatttttaaattatatgtaGCCAGGTTTCACAAACTGTACATTACGTGCCTAAGGTGTATAAACTTAAATGGTAATAATTTACAGTTCAAAGGATGACAGAGCTGTGTGTTTGCTTTCAAGAGCTCTAGAGtgtaactttaacttttaacaaAGCGGACGGTGAAGTCCTTATTAAAGTCATATtgaaatgtgttaaatgtgATAAATGTCTTCTGTTCATGATAAGTCACTGATATGATGGATATAATGACAAGACTATTCAATTATTACATTGGACAAAATAATCCCAGCTAAAGGTTTTGTCTCTAGTTTGGCTTTTCTAGCCTTTAGATGcgtttacatgaaaaaaaaaacaagtaaaacctGCATAAAAGTTGTGTGGCTTTGATGTTTTAGGCCTtaacattcattcatcatccttaactgcttatccgaaCTTGGGtcatggggggctggagccggaCTCAACTGACATTGGGTTCACCCTGgccaggtcaccagactatcacagggctgacacataggtACAGACAACCATTTGAGCTCTCATACACCCCTATGGACAATTAAGAGTTACCAATTAAACataaagctgcatgtttttggactgtgggaggaagccagaccCGGACCCCCAGGCctcggagagaacccacgctgacactgggagaacatgcaaactccacatagaagagtCGCAGGCCGGAGTCAAACTGGCGACCCTCTGCTGTGAGGCAAGAATGCTAATCACTGCGTAGTCcacacagtatttatttttatttttttaaagtgttttcatttgatgGCATGGATAAATCCCAGCAAGTCTGCGTTGGCCTTTCAAAGGCTGATTTAGAACAGAAAAAGAGCATTTTCAAACCATaaaattactttcttttttaatatactgacataaaaaaattattagaccaccctttttctttaattttttgtttatttaattcctgatacaactaaaggtacatttgtttggacaaatgtaatgataacaacaatagcttataagagtttaatttaaccatggaaaatgtctacatatcagctcttaaattaaactcttgtaatctattttgttattatattcgtacctttagttgtaccaggcattaaaatggacaagaaattaAAGGAAACAATGGTTCAATATTTTGTCCATGACTGTGTATGTAAGGTAACAAATCTTTATATGAACACCATCATTGATGGGGTTCATGACAATACAGTTATGTAATTTAGtttactgaattaaaaaaaacctgtttaaaTGTGCGATACCACTTAAAGTTGGATCCAActgttgttcattttgttttttaacagggttttttgggccatttttcagcttttattgacagtggagagagatagagagtgaCAGGcagagacatgcaggaaagggcttcGGACCCGGGCCGCCGTCCCATCTgttgttgattttgtttttgtcatgtttttcatttctattAGCAGTATCTTTCTGCCCTTCTATTTGAAGGGCAGTACTAGCAGTATCTGCCCTTCTATTTGAAGTATCCTTCAAATAGAAGGGCACTTGTTGAGTGCAGACCTCTGCAAAGGCCATGCCCGATCTTGTAAGTAAAAAATAGCTCTTGTATCTCCCCAATGATTCAAACTTTAATGGATTTTTCCTCACTGCACCTTTTCCCCAAAGTTTGTTGAAAATCTGGCCTGTAGTTTTTCCATaattctgctgacaaacaaaccaaatcaAAGCTATAACCTCCTTTTGTGGAGGAAGTAATGGAGTTGCATCAGACTGAAATGGCGGTGAGTCTTAGGACCTGCCAGACCTCCAATGGCTTCTCTGGTAAGCCTTCCGATCTCCTTTTGCACCCAGTGACATCATGCTATTTGTAAGTACATACCAGtgtcattttagttttattactCAACTGTTGGAGGGCATAATGATTAGCATTGCttctaaaaaaggaaaagtagaGTTCACAGGTACAAATCAGATCAGATGTTAAAAACGTTCATGCTGAAGAAATTCTGCCTTTGAGTTTGTATTTCACTGTTCATATCAGTACAcagagaccacacacacacacacacacagagacgagGAGCAACGATTCATTCACAAAGCTCTTTTGCCTCTGAGCAGAACAAAAGGCACAGAGTTCAGGGAGATAACATCTGACATTACATcattaaaagacacagaagtgcAATAATTTACAACAGCATCACTCATCCATCACTTACACATGGTGCGAGTCAGGCGTCATTAtttaaagttgcttttttttctccttataGTATTCTGAATATTTCTCATGTTTCATGTTACCACTGTGAAACAAATGCAGCTGTAAATGCACAGAAATGTACAGATTAGCCCTTGAAACACAAGATCAAATATCGATTGCAAGAGCCGagatagaaaacaaaaacattcactaAAACACTGATATACACAAAGCCATTTACATTTACCATTTGAGAGGTGTAAAATCCAACAGAACCAGTGAAATAAATTCTTTATACTATAAATTACTTTGAAATGTGTAAGCCTACAATATGTCCTTTATATACAGTGTAAGTGTGAAGTAGAATAAAGGATTATATGAGGTTTAAAGAACCGGTTCAGTGTTATTTTACCCACATGCTCACACAGTATGTACGTTTAAACAGAGTGTTGTTACTGTAATCATTCCTACTGACCATACTGCCCCTGAAGTGACTCTGATGTCAGAGAATGGGGACAAAATCTGCATCCAAAGTCtgaaaactgaatttaaatttTCAACTAAAGCTCTCTACAGTTTAAGTGTcagtcctgtttttgttttgtttttcttgcccAATGATAGCTGCGATTGGCTCCAGTCCCTGGTTAGGATAAGTGGTCACAGattatagatggatggatgattttgCCCCTCAATAATGTTCGTAACCtggtaaaattatgttttttttttaaattacatttacttCTCCACAATCTATGAACATGCAGATATGGAGAGGAGGAATGATTACTGTGTCCAAAAACTCTTTCAGTGAGCATGTGAGTGTTGTGTTAAAAGAGCACTCCACCGATTTAGCATGATGGCTTTGaaagtttcaaaataaatgcagcAGAACAAGAGATCTCCTGTGGGTTCCAGTACCCAAACTATTTAGTGAGCCAGACAAATATTTAGTATGTCCCAATAAATACCAGGATGTCCGACTACATCCGGATGCcagcttgttttttgttgttgtggttattcTGCCCCACAGTCCTCTGTGCAGCATGTGTGAGcaagagggtcaaaggtcaaggtgcAATGTTATGTCAAAATAGTAAACTGTTGTATTCACGCTGCTTTGTAAGGGCAGCTGGAGATCATACTGAAAGTTAAAAGAAATATTATGCCATTCGTCAAAACCTGGTGCCTACATAGCCCACAATGCAACTAGAATGTAATTGTTTGGTTGGTGATTCTTGTTTGTTATGCTCATAGAGATTAAGTATGGCCATGAGCTGCTAAGGCAGGTTATAGAGGTCTGGTAAGcgcatttctttttaatttcccactttaaattttttttccattttattccactttcgaactcattttttatgttttctgcaGCTTCCTCTGGAGCCACAAAAGGCTCACCAACCTTTTCTCACATGCTCCCCAACACCTGTAACACAATTAAATCGGTGGAGTTCCTCATTAAGATAGACTTTAATAATAATCTGAACCCATTTTTTAAGCATTGTAACAATGTGTCGCCACCTTCATGACGTTTCTTTTCTGTAATGATCTGGAGCAGCAGTCTGCTGCATCAGGCTCAGATCCGTTTCCACCAACATGTACTTTGaacacaaaaatcacatgcAGCACTTCATGCTGAAGATGACCACTGACTACAGTATATATCAAGAAAATCCACGTGTGGGCAGAAGCAATAAGTCTGCTCTGATAtcaagtcattttgttgttgacGTTTGGGTTTTGTCCACACCAGTACAGCTTGTCCTCGcctctcctccgcctcctccactGGCAGAGCAGCAGCATGCGGAACGTCTTCTGAAAGGTCTTGTTGCAGAGGGCGTAGCACATGGGGTTGATGGTGCTGTTGACGTAGCACAGCCAGTAGCCCAGGTGCCACAGGGACGTGGGGATGCACTCGGCGCAGAAGGTGGAGATGAGCACCATGATGTTGTACGGCGTCCAGGTGAGGATGAAGGCCAGGAGGATGGCGCTGAGGGTCTGCGCTGCCTTCTTCTCCTTCACCAGCACCATCCGCTTCCTCTTGGTGATCTGGTTCTTCAGGACGGGGTCGATGGGtttggaggtggtggaggaggacggGGAGGCGTTTTTGGTGGGCGGCTCTGCTTCAGGCAGGCAGGGCGTGGCAGTTTTAGGTTTGCCGTTTTTACCCTTGGAGCCGGGCTTGAACTTATAAGAGATGCGTTTTTTGCTGCTCTTCTTTTTAGGCGTAGAAAAGTACAGATCTTCTGTGTATTCGTTCACCTGCCCGTTCTTATTTTGTCCACTACCTTGCTCTTTGAAAGACCCCTCTGGGGTTTCTATTGAAAcatgctgctcctcctcctcagacgAGGAGTAGCTGTTAAAGGAAGTGATCTGATCTGCTTTCGCCCACGCCTCATCTGATCTCGTGGTCATTTTAGTGGCATTACTTTGGTTAGACGAGGACCAGGAGGCCTGACTCcgctccctcctctctctggtgAAATGAAAGCAAGAATGAATGATAGTTTTCTGCGGTTTAGTCCCCTCCAGAACGTTTTCTGTTGCGAGCCCTTGCAGCTCGGCCAGATCTTTGGTCCGTTTCTGCGTCTCTTTGTAGATCCGACAGTAGAGGATTGTCATAACCGAGACGGGGATGTAGAAGGCAGCGATGGCCGTCCCAAATGTGATCACAGGCTCTGTTAAAAACTGGATTTGGCACTGGAAAGCAGGCACGTTTCTCTCTCCTACAAAGTACTGCCAGCACAGGATGGGTGGCGCCCAGAGGGCAAAGGACACCAGCCAGGCGAGGCCGATCATGATGGCGGCTCTCTTTGGAGTCCTTTTAGCTCTGTAAGTCAGCGGCCTCGTGATGGAGAAGTACCTGTCGAAGCTGATGACCAGTAAGTTCATAACTGAAGCGTTGCTGGCTACATAATCCACTGCGAGCCAGAGGTCACATGCAAGGTTTCCCAACGACCAGTAACCCATCAGGATGTACGTGGTGTACAAGTTCATCGACAACACTCCGATGATGAGGTCGGCGAAAGCCAAACTCAGCAGGTAGTAGTTGTTCACAGTCTTCAGCTGGCTGTTGACTTTGAATGACAGCAGCACCAACACGTTACCAACTATAGTGATCAGGCTGACGATGGCCGACACCGTAGCGATGGTTATGACCTCCCAGACGTTGTGGGGAGCCGCGTGGACATATGACGTGTTGGCCAACGTGCTGTTTGGAGGATCTACGTCCATGttgttgtctgtctgtgtggctGTCGGCAGGTCAGAGGGAGGCGCCTGTCTGAGGCTCCATTAAGAGTTGtcctgaaagaaaaagaaaacataatgagACAAAATTGCACAAAATTATTGTTGTCAAATTGTGATAATATCATGATGAAAGCCTGTATGTATTTTCAAGGGGTCACAGTAAGTGCAGTTATGTacacttttaatacttttaatacTGGAGTaatgttttgcttgtttgtaAGATGGAAAATTacaatttatgattttttagaaatgtatctggatttttttatttgattaattatttgatggatttttttattcactaGAATCAAGACAATTCCTTCAAGCTGCCCTGAAATTGATTCATTTTGATATATGTCcaatttattataaattaaattccctttttttaatgttttttgtaatttgttgtactcctgtagctgttttatttatttattttaaattttaatttaagtatTTATATTCCTAATCGAATAGACCAAGTGTGTATTGCATTAAGGTGTATGTTTCCAACTTTATTGAGAAAATTCAATACATTCCTGACATCGCGTAGTCGTCAGTTTCAGTTTTCCACTATAAAAGTTGcagtaaatatatgtaatattctaaagaatatattcaaaataaattaaatcgtACAACAGTAAATACAATGCAGGAAAAGTAAAGAAGAATCTGCTGCAATAGTTTTGCCAATTAtggtgtaatttaaaaaatcttcacattCAATTCTGAAAATGTAAAGTTCATTATTGATCTTTCGTCAAGATGccattaattatgttttatccAAACGGGACTCGGAACCATTACAAGCCATATTGTCGTAGGACTCAATTCAATGCAACACCCCGTTCAACTTTGAGGTGTCACATGCTAAACAGTCCGGCCACAGTTGACAGCAATGGAGGGTAGACCGAGCAGAGGCAGAGGAGGCAGCTGGAGAAGAGGCGGCCGAGGTGGACACGACAGCGACAGCTCTGGCGGTGAACACCGGGGCAGAGGCCGGGGAGGCCACCACCGCGGCCGGGGGAAAAGAGACCACTACCGGGGCCGTGGACGCGGCTGGAGCGGCCAGGCAGCGGAGTTCCATCACCGGGTGAGAGAGCATGGAAGTTTCGGTCCACAGGCTGCCCCCGTTATCCCGCTCCACCAAACcccactgaaaaaaatactaattctGTAGTCGTATCAACAAGAAAATGCACAAAGTTCCCGCACTAATATGTAAAATTGAATCGGATCTCTTCTTCAACTCGGCCTACAAGTCACATTGATTTCAGTTAAATTCCTTCGTTTATTTGCAACAAACGACAACACGTTTAATGTGTGACGTTTTTCTAACACAATCACAGCACCTTGACTCGAGCTGGGTGGTTTGGCCCAAAACCTTCGACCCTATATATAtagtgatctgtttcattctgaagagt is a window from the Centropristis striata isolate RG_2023a ecotype Rhode Island chromosome 18, C.striata_1.0, whole genome shotgun sequence genome containing:
- the emc7b gene encoding ER membrane protein complex subunit 7; translated protein: MLHMDRLPLLWAFFQAALVVAWCFTDMETGPGAGVSTQPNGDRFKIEGRAIVPGIKTQDWVSSARILVEGEEYVGFLRTDGSFAVNDVPSGSYVVEVVTPTFRFEPVRVDITSKGKMRARLVNYIKTSEVIRQPYPLQMRANGPHTYFMKRETWGWTDFLMNPMVMMMVLPLLIIVLLPKVVNTNDPEMRKEMEQSMNMLNPNPELPDVSELMTKLFSGSKGSSKAGSSSKGTRPAAKRR
- the LOC131991276 gene encoding muscarinic acetylcholine receptor M5-like — translated: MDVDPPNSTLANTSYVHAAPHNVWEVITIATVSAIVSLITIVGNVLVLLSFKVNSQLKTVNNYYLLSLAFADLIIGVLSMNLYTTYILMGYWSLGNLACDLWLAVDYVASNASVMNLLVISFDRYFSITRPLTYRAKRTPKRAAIMIGLAWLVSFALWAPPILCWQYFVGERNVPAFQCQIQFLTEPVITFGTAIAAFYIPVSVMTILYCRIYKETQKRTKDLAELQGLATENVLEGTKPQKTIIHSCFHFTRERRERSQASWSSSNQSNATKMTTRSDEAWAKADQITSFNSYSSSEEEEQHVSIETPEGSFKEQGSGQNKNGQVNEYTEDLYFSTPKKKSSKKRISYKFKPGSKGKNGKPKTATPCLPEAEPPTKNASPSSSTTSKPIDPVLKNQITKRKRMVLVKEKKAAQTLSAILLAFILTWTPYNIMVLISTFCAECIPTSLWHLGYWLCYVNSTINPMCYALCNKTFQKTFRMLLLCQWRRRRRGEDKLYWCGQNPNVNNKMT